A genomic region of Planococcus kocurii contains the following coding sequences:
- a CDS encoding winged helix-turn-helix transcriptional regulator — protein MSDLRSAIKREIESGEFNCEKELTLSIISGKWKIIIIYYLGTEGVLRFSEINRLLPKISHKVLTTQIRELEEDGVVHREVFAEVPSKVEYSLTTLGESLIPIVLMMDEWGKKNIKHFPIAKNV, from the coding sequence ATGAGTGATCTGCGGTCAGCAATAAAAAGGGAAATTGAGAGTGGCGAATTTAATTGTGAAAAGGAACTGACCTTATCGATTATTAGCGGCAAGTGGAAAATTATTATTATTTACTATTTGGGAACAGAGGGTGTCTTGCGCTTTAGTGAGATTAACCGCCTGCTTCCCAAAATTTCGCATAAGGTACTGACTACTCAAATTAGAGAGTTGGAGGAGGACGGGGTCGTTCACCGGGAAGTATTTGCTGAAGTTCCGTCAAAAGTAGAATATTCACTAACCACTTTAGGAGAAAGCCTCATTCCAATCGTTTTAATGATGGATGAATGGGGAAAGAAAAACATCAAACACTTTCCTATTGCGAAAAATGTGTGA
- a CDS encoding class I SAM-dependent methyltransferase has product MNNSQPDFNSDFAQHYDSFIRIAVPAYDQLFSMADSFFSLSKKPSPHLLVVGAGGGAELLYFSQTHPNWFLTGVDPSEQMLKIASYKIQQAGTENRVTLHQGFLHELPTAPKFDMATCILVLQFLPDDQAKLNLLTSVANRLEHGDPFILVSIYGDKQSIEFEKNFTAWKERFRSHGINPEKSEDVQRILNMPLISEERIQELLEEAGFQNIVNFYSAYQVGGWVAELK; this is encoded by the coding sequence ATGAATAACAGCCAGCCCGATTTTAATTCTGATTTTGCTCAACATTATGATTCTTTTATTCGTATAGCAGTGCCTGCTTATGACCAATTGTTTTCGATGGCGGACTCTTTTTTCTCCCTATCGAAAAAACCTTCTCCACATCTGCTGGTCGTTGGAGCCGGAGGAGGGGCCGAGCTGCTTTACTTTAGTCAAACTCACCCTAATTGGTTTCTAACCGGAGTTGATCCATCCGAACAAATGCTAAAAATTGCTTCGTATAAAATTCAGCAAGCAGGTACCGAAAATCGCGTTACCTTGCATCAAGGGTTTCTTCATGAATTGCCAACCGCCCCCAAATTCGACATGGCTACCTGTATTCTGGTTCTTCAATTTCTACCGGATGACCAGGCAAAGCTCAATTTGTTAACGAGCGTGGCTAATCGATTGGAACACGGGGATCCCTTTATTCTTGTGAGCATATATGGGGACAAGCAATCGATTGAATTCGAAAAAAATTTTACTGCGTGGAAAGAACGTTTTCGAAGTCATGGGATAAATCCTGAAAAGAGCGAGGATGTACAAAGAATTCTTAACATGCCTCTCATCTCCGAAGAACGGATACAAGAATTACTCGAAGAGGCCGGTTTTCAAAACATTGTTAACTTTTACTCTGCTTATCAAGTTGGCGGTTGGGTAGCTGAGTTGAAATGA
- a CDS encoding M48 family metallopeptidase, whose product MPKLVYGTTTIDYTLEYLEKKTDISVTVEWLDGVNVMAPTGITEETLQHALYKKAPWILRKWNELSEINGNVPVKEFCSGEKFAYLGRQYRLKVIKGTEVAAPSLHYSQGKFIAKVSSSLSPLEKRDLMNKQFKQWYIKNGEKKVKERAEIYSSKMLVKPSKIALKEQKMRWGTCTPTDAIYLNWRLVMAPIAIIDYVLVHELAHIKHPNHSQEFWRFVASILPDYEQRKEWLRVNGPLLTL is encoded by the coding sequence ATGCCTAAACTGGTATATGGTACAACAACGATTGATTACACCCTTGAATATCTAGAAAAGAAAACGGATATATCTGTCACAGTCGAATGGCTGGATGGAGTAAACGTAATGGCTCCTACAGGAATCACTGAAGAAACCTTGCAGCATGCTTTATATAAAAAAGCACCATGGATATTACGGAAGTGGAACGAACTTAGTGAAATAAACGGAAACGTGCCAGTGAAAGAATTCTGCAGCGGAGAAAAGTTCGCTTACTTAGGCCGCCAATATCGATTGAAGGTCATAAAAGGAACAGAAGTGGCAGCACCTTCTCTTCACTACTCACAAGGGAAATTTATTGCGAAAGTATCTTCCTCACTTTCCCCTTTGGAAAAGAGAGATCTAATGAACAAACAGTTCAAGCAGTGGTACATTAAAAATGGAGAAAAGAAAGTAAAGGAAAGAGCCGAAATCTATTCTTCTAAGATGTTAGTAAAACCATCTAAAATCGCCCTAAAAGAACAGAAAATGCGCTGGGGAACTTGCACCCCTACTGATGCCATCTACTTAAACTGGCGGCTTGTAATGGCTCCTATAGCGATCATCGACTACGTACTTGTCCATGAACTTGCCCATATCAAACACCCTAACCATTCACAGGAATTTTGGCGGTTTGTGGCCTCTATTTTGCCTGACTATGAACAACGGAAAGAGTGGCTACGGGTGAACGGCCCACTGCTTACTCTCTGA
- a CDS encoding ankyrin repeat domain-containing protein, with product MNRFIGLVASMFLLITGCSQEGESNVEQYSGGLIQAVEDNEVKKVQEILQDPSYPLNETNTKKETPLLIATHSNYIEIAKLLIDAGADINQQDNIQDSAYLYAGAQGKTEILAYMMEHAEPNQTIVNRYGGNTLIPAAEKGHLDNVKLLLEDGSVNIDHQNNFGYTALIEAVALTDGSEIYQQIVQELITFHANKELRDNSGKTALDYAKEKGYTAMVELLED from the coding sequence ATGAACCGTTTTATAGGCCTTGTCGCAAGCATGTTCTTGCTAATCACGGGATGTAGTCAGGAAGGGGAAAGCAATGTGGAGCAATACTCAGGTGGACTGATTCAAGCAGTCGAAGACAACGAGGTAAAAAAGGTGCAAGAAATTTTACAGGATCCGTCGTATCCACTAAATGAAACGAATACGAAAAAAGAAACGCCATTGTTAATTGCGACGCATAGCAATTACATTGAAATCGCGAAACTGTTAATTGATGCGGGAGCAGACATCAATCAACAAGATAATATTCAAGATAGTGCCTATCTATATGCAGGTGCACAAGGAAAAACAGAAATTTTAGCTTATATGATGGAGCATGCCGAGCCCAATCAAACAATTGTGAATCGCTATGGTGGCAATACATTAATACCGGCTGCTGAAAAAGGCCATTTAGACAATGTTAAGCTACTGTTAGAAGACGGTAGCGTAAATATCGATCATCAAAATAATTTTGGCTATACCGCATTGATTGAAGCAGTCGCTCTGACGGATGGTTCAGAAATCTATCAGCAAATTGTACAGGAATTGATCACATTTCATGCCAATAAAGAACTTCGGGACAACTCGGGTAAAACAGCACTCGATTACGCGAAAGAAAAAGGCTATACCGCAATGGTCGAACTGTTAGAAGACTGA
- a CDS encoding PIN domain-containing protein, which yields MDKQNALVVDTNILIDFLEPGKYSEDSFYTFLMRLNGFTHLMLPQQVLAEWNHLKNNKIQQYEDQILLDFIKYNDLLKYVPEQHQKEELLHQLNTIRKISLRAYRYTYAVRAKHIDRIINSFAVIIERNPDIDRLVVDFAIEQQPPFFSMELKKDNTNKKSSKNESTDAVIFFTIIDYLKKHRNNYNKVAFLSCNSKDFSEPNNPSKIHSNLEKYIEEVEVEFFNNLKAAQKLLKYNDTEEASYKNLVKIIVTSNADRYQYLTDEYFCDCKNPDCDNEVHINSDSILMGQYYHLRCPKCEYTWDTGDHISTSMDY from the coding sequence ATGGACAAACAGAATGCATTAGTCGTTGATACAAACATACTTATAGATTTTCTAGAGCCTGGTAAATATTCGGAAGATAGCTTTTACACCTTCCTAATGCGTTTAAATGGATTTACTCATCTAATGTTACCGCAACAAGTTCTAGCTGAGTGGAATCACCTTAAAAATAATAAGATTCAGCAATACGAAGACCAAATTCTTTTAGATTTCATAAAATATAATGACCTCCTTAAATATGTACCAGAACAACATCAAAAGGAAGAATTATTACATCAACTAAATACTATTAGAAAAATTTCTTTGAGAGCCTATCGCTATACTTATGCAGTAAGAGCAAAACACATCGACAGAATTATTAATAGTTTTGCTGTAATTATTGAAAGAAATCCTGATATAGACCGTTTAGTTGTAGACTTTGCAATAGAGCAACAACCTCCATTCTTTTCCATGGAGCTAAAGAAAGATAACACGAACAAGAAATCAAGCAAAAATGAAAGTACAGATGCCGTGATTTTCTTTACAATCATTGACTACTTAAAAAAACATCGCAACAATTATAATAAGGTAGCCTTCCTATCATGTAATTCAAAAGACTTCAGTGAACCAAACAACCCTAGCAAAATACATTCAAATTTAGAAAAATATATTGAAGAGGTCGAAGTTGAGTTTTTTAACAACTTAAAAGCAGCACAGAAACTACTCAAATATAATGATACGGAAGAAGCTTCTTACAAAAATCTGGTAAAAATAATTGTCACTTCTAATGCTGATAGGTATCAATATCTGACCGATGAATATTTTTGTGATTGTAAAAATCCAGATTGTGATAATGAAGTACATATTAATTCAGATTCAATTTTGATGGGTCAATATTATCACTTAAGGTGTCCTAAGTGTGAATACACTTGGGATACTGGTGATCATATATCGACTAGTATGGATTACTAA
- the fdhA gene encoding formaldehyde dehydrogenase, glutathione-independent, which produces MAGNRAVVYRGTGTVTVEDISYPELIIRDGPGVNPLNVGRKCEHGVVVKVVTTNICGSDQHMVRGRTTAPEGLVLGHEITGEVIEVGRDVEFIKKGDLVSVPFNIACGRCRSCKEQDTHICENVNPDRPGSAYGYVDMGGWVGGQSEYVMVPYADFQLLKFPDKDQAMDKILDLTMLSDIFPTGYHGAVSAGVKPGATVYVAGAGPVGLAAAHSAQLLGASVVIVGDLNKERLAQAHSFGCETVNLREHANLAEQIAQILGVPEVDCAIDCVGFEASGHGEGAGEAPATVLNSIMEVTRAGGRLGIPGLYVTGDPGAADQDAQNGTLKVRLGLGWAKAHTFVTGQTPVMRYHRDLMKSILSGKAQIAKAVNATVITLDQSPEAYAEFDQGASKKFVIDPHGHFKK; this is translated from the coding sequence ATGGCAGGAAACAGAGCGGTTGTATACAGAGGTACTGGAACGGTAACAGTTGAAGATATAAGCTACCCTGAATTAATCATTAGAGATGGTCCCGGGGTAAATCCATTGAATGTCGGGCGTAAATGTGAACATGGAGTGGTGGTAAAAGTCGTTACCACCAATATTTGCGGAAGTGATCAACACATGGTGCGTGGCCGGACAACAGCTCCTGAAGGCCTTGTACTCGGTCATGAAATTACAGGAGAAGTCATTGAAGTCGGTCGTGATGTGGAATTTATCAAAAAAGGTGACCTGGTGTCGGTACCATTTAATATTGCTTGTGGCCGCTGCCGCAGCTGTAAAGAGCAAGACACTCATATTTGTGAGAACGTCAACCCAGATCGTCCCGGTTCTGCTTATGGCTATGTAGACATGGGTGGATGGGTCGGCGGGCAATCGGAATACGTGATGGTCCCTTATGCAGATTTTCAGTTGCTGAAATTCCCGGATAAAGATCAAGCGATGGATAAAATACTTGATTTAACGATGCTTTCCGATATTTTCCCGACGGGCTACCACGGCGCTGTGAGTGCGGGTGTGAAACCAGGAGCTACTGTCTATGTTGCCGGGGCTGGTCCTGTCGGTTTAGCCGCTGCCCACTCTGCCCAGCTACTGGGTGCATCTGTTGTTATCGTAGGGGACTTAAACAAAGAACGCCTTGCACAGGCCCATAGTTTCGGCTGTGAAACGGTCAATCTTCGTGAACACGCAAACCTTGCGGAACAAATTGCTCAAATTCTAGGCGTCCCAGAAGTGGATTGCGCGATTGATTGTGTAGGTTTTGAAGCTAGTGGACATGGCGAGGGAGCTGGTGAAGCACCGGCTACTGTATTAAATTCCATTATGGAAGTTACGCGTGCAGGCGGACGTCTTGGTATACCTGGACTCTATGTAACCGGTGATCCAGGCGCTGCCGACCAAGACGCTCAAAATGGAACCTTGAAGGTGCGCTTAGGACTTGGCTGGGCAAAAGCTCATACGTTTGTAACGGGCCAAACTCCGGTTATGAGGTACCATCGTGACTTGATGAAGTCGATTTTAAGCGGCAAAGCACAAATTGCCAAAGCGGTAAACGCAACGGTCATTACGTTAGATCAATCACCAGAGGCATACGCTGAATTTGACCAAGGGGCTTCCAAGAAATTTGTTATTGATCCTCATGGGCATTTTAAAAAGTAA
- a CDS encoding GTPase yields the protein MLDKKMLELRLSRIINLYDNLDELIDSLPVKLPKGAKEQVKKVIFNNKEIKEVISGIKERRPPRLIMVGRTGVGKSSLINAIFGKYIAKTSPVEIGTTQLSRYNYEADGDILFEVIDTRGIAESSNERETTAEEDLKKAIEDFDPDAVLFLSDATQRARMDEDVNYIKNVYEEIGIKIPLVTVLTHVDDLEPSRIKEPDKYTSSKLRNIEDKKQQMENLLKNLKVDSSTVIPVSTYIEWDREDPHLLSEEEQQDLHIDFDGRYNMDELIDFLESNIDFRASIYLMMTTRIDKAVRKISNILVNSFAIASTTIALSPIPFSDIVILVPLQLILVTFIAYLSGADIDKESAKEFLLSIGGVGILGYGLRTLAQQGSKFLNLVIPGTGSVVSSTIAFSGTYAIGKTAQAYYIDKKRKEELETIMKKASEEGKDKAPD from the coding sequence ATGCTAGATAAAAAAATGTTAGAACTCAGGTTGAGCAGAATAATAAATTTATATGATAACTTAGATGAATTAATAGACTCTCTTCCAGTTAAATTACCAAAAGGTGCGAAAGAGCAAGTAAAAAAGGTCATATTCAATAATAAAGAAATAAAGGAAGTCATCTCAGGAATAAAAGAAAGAAGACCGCCAAGACTTATTATGGTAGGAAGAACAGGGGTAGGAAAGAGCAGTCTAATTAATGCGATTTTTGGTAAGTACATAGCAAAGACAAGTCCTGTAGAAATCGGAACTACTCAACTGAGCAGGTATAACTATGAGGCTGACGGAGATATTCTATTTGAAGTAATAGATACAAGAGGTATTGCGGAATCTTCAAATGAAAGAGAAACAACAGCAGAAGAAGATTTAAAAAAAGCAATAGAAGATTTCGATCCAGATGCTGTTCTTTTCCTATCCGATGCTACACAACGCGCAAGAATGGATGAAGATGTAAATTATATAAAAAATGTATATGAAGAAATCGGCATTAAAATTCCGTTAGTTACTGTATTGACACACGTAGATGATTTAGAACCATCGAGAATAAAGGAACCTGACAAGTATACAAGTTCAAAATTAAGAAATATAGAAGATAAAAAGCAACAGATGGAAAACTTATTAAAAAATTTAAAGGTAGATAGTTCAACGGTGATACCAGTTTCGACATATATAGAATGGGACAGAGAAGATCCGCACTTATTAAGCGAAGAAGAACAACAAGATCTGCATATTGATTTTGATGGAAGATACAATATGGATGAACTGATAGATTTTTTAGAAAGTAATATAGATTTTCGAGCTTCTATTTATTTAATGATGACAACAAGAATCGACAAAGCAGTAAGAAAAATTTCGAACATTCTTGTTAACAGCTTTGCTATTGCAAGTACTACTATAGCACTGAGCCCCATTCCATTCAGTGATATTGTTATACTTGTTCCTTTACAGTTGATATTAGTTACATTTATTGCTTATTTAAGTGGCGCTGACATCGATAAGGAAAGTGCAAAAGAGTTTTTACTTAGTATTGGTGGAGTTGGAATATTGGGGTATGGTTTAAGAACTTTAGCTCAACAAGGGAGTAAGTTTCTTAATTTAGTTATACCGGGGACAGGAAGTGTAGTGAGTAGTACGATAGCTTTTTCTGGCACATATGCCATTGGGAAAACTGCTCAAGCATACTACATAGATAAAAAAAGAAAGGAAGAATTAGAAACAATAATGAAAAAAGCTAGCGAAGAAGGTAAAGACAAAGCTCCTGATTAA
- a CDS encoding YecA family protein yields MSRIGRNELCPCGSGKKYKKCHLNIKKISELSNNLSIECLCGSSLNPINCCGSFLSSTRRKNPSVRQSEFSVDNRYQEEYSGKVYFALLSTPRREWNAFRNFYLYGIEINGRFLRPKTLDFVLELQTEEVHQWNVRCNLDYQTGAIIKVRIKDNIEKNKLHIADCTISVSKPLNRIEVPHISILNHAYLRLFHHTSISGHEGITNSKSIWSSPYDLQGSTRELNTTRFTYFTDLPELKYESDLFAVAMRDISQAAFRTDDETQLSFVDIYNQPANKREKRLIFYLDINLIAPVPSVYHNQEGTKYIEFFHPHIFRIAAHPETIIPIEQFKDGWKINKDFITPAMIDIFPIANGNSLTDLSKIYQDRYIEP; encoded by the coding sequence ATGTCTAGGATTGGGAGAAATGAGTTATGCCCTTGCGGCAGTGGAAAGAAATATAAAAAATGTCATCTAAATATAAAGAAAATTTCTGAGTTATCAAATAATCTTTCTATAGAGTGCCTTTGCGGGAGTAGCTTAAATCCTATTAATTGCTGTGGTTCATTTCTTTCATCAACTAGAAGGAAAAACCCTTCAGTGCGGCAAAGTGAGTTTTCTGTAGATAATAGGTATCAAGAGGAATACTCTGGCAAGGTATATTTTGCTTTATTATCGACTCCAAGAAGGGAATGGAATGCCTTTCGAAATTTTTATTTATATGGTATTGAGATAAATGGACGTTTTCTTAGACCCAAAACCTTAGATTTTGTTCTTGAGCTGCAAACTGAAGAAGTACATCAATGGAATGTGCGATGCAACCTCGATTACCAAACGGGAGCCATAATTAAAGTTCGAATCAAAGATAATATCGAAAAGAATAAATTGCATATTGCTGACTGTACTATTTCAGTTTCTAAGCCACTTAATCGGATAGAAGTGCCACACATAAGTATTTTAAACCACGCTTATCTAAGGCTGTTTCACCATACTTCAATTTCCGGTCATGAAGGAATAACAAATAGTAAATCCATTTGGTCATCTCCTTACGACCTTCAAGGGAGTACCAGAGAGTTAAATACAACCCGCTTTACATATTTCACTGACCTACCTGAACTCAAATATGAAAGTGATTTGTTTGCTGTTGCAATGCGTGATATATCTCAAGCAGCTTTTAGAACTGATGATGAAACACAGTTGTCCTTTGTAGATATATACAATCAACCAGCAAACAAACGGGAAAAACGACTAATTTTTTATCTTGATATCAATCTGATAGCTCCTGTTCCATCTGTTTACCATAACCAAGAAGGAACTAAATATATAGAATTTTTTCATCCTCATATTTTTAGAATTGCGGCCCATCCGGAAACAATCATTCCAATTGAACAATTTAAGGATGGCTGGAAAATTAATAAGGATTTTATTACTCCAGCAATGATTGATATTTTCCCCATTGCAAACGGGAACAGTCTTACTGATCTTTCAAAAATATATCAGGACAGATATATTGAGCCGTAG
- a CDS encoding DUF1846 domain-containing protein codes for MKKLGFDSEKYLQEQSAYILERVQQYDKLYLEFGGKLIGDKHAKRVLPGFDEDAKIKLLHTLKEKAEIIICVYAGDIERNKVREDYGITYDQDVLRLIDEYRAYGISVNSVLITRYRGQPTVKVFMTKLERSGISVCIHREIEGYPTNVDAVLGEEGFVTNPYIKTIKPIVVVTGPGPGSGKLATCLNQMYHENKLGNEVGYAKFETFPVWNLPLKHPVNIAYEAATVDLKDVNMIDNYHYEAYEKVAINYNRDIETFPVIKRIIERITGKASVYSSPTDMGVNRLKSGITDDRVVQEAAKQEIIRRSFVVENDYKKGLADEDSVSHMQVILEETDLKKEDRIPVLPARNYAKAIQEQIDSTNLQAVIAIELPNGEIITGRTTTLMDASAAAILNGLKKLTNISDEINLLSPMILQTIQRLKTDDLNSRVPTLSANEVLIALAISAVTNPTSELAYKQLPNLKDTQAHSTVILNRENEQTFKKLGIDITNDSIYPTENLYYN; via the coding sequence ATGAAAAAACTTGGATTTGATTCAGAGAAATATTTACAAGAACAATCAGCCTACATTCTAGAACGGGTACAGCAGTACGATAAACTTTACTTGGAATTTGGCGGAAAATTGATAGGCGACAAACATGCCAAGCGTGTCTTGCCTGGGTTTGATGAAGATGCCAAAATCAAACTATTGCATACACTGAAAGAAAAGGCGGAAATCATCATCTGTGTCTACGCTGGAGACATCGAACGAAACAAAGTCCGTGAAGATTACGGCATCACGTATGACCAAGATGTCTTGCGCTTAATTGACGAATATCGGGCATATGGCATTTCTGTCAACAGTGTCTTAATCACTCGTTATCGAGGGCAACCAACAGTCAAAGTATTTATGACTAAGCTTGAGAGAAGTGGAATTAGCGTCTGTATTCACCGTGAAATCGAAGGTTATCCGACAAACGTGGACGCGGTCCTTGGGGAAGAGGGATTTGTGACAAACCCTTATATTAAAACGATAAAGCCAATCGTGGTAGTGACGGGCCCTGGCCCAGGTAGCGGAAAGCTTGCCACCTGCCTTAACCAAATGTACCATGAGAATAAACTTGGAAATGAAGTGGGCTATGCCAAGTTTGAGACGTTTCCGGTTTGGAATTTGCCGTTAAAGCATCCGGTAAACATCGCTTATGAAGCGGCTACCGTCGATTTGAAAGACGTAAATATGATTGATAATTATCACTATGAAGCATATGAAAAAGTAGCGATCAATTACAATCGTGATATTGAGACGTTTCCTGTCATCAAACGGATTATCGAAAGGATTACCGGTAAAGCGTCTGTTTATAGCTCACCAACTGATATGGGGGTCAATCGTCTGAAATCGGGCATCACCGACGATCGGGTTGTCCAGGAAGCTGCCAAGCAGGAAATCATTCGGCGCAGTTTCGTCGTAGAGAATGACTATAAAAAAGGGCTTGCCGATGAAGACAGTGTAAGCCACATGCAAGTGATTCTGGAAGAGACCGATTTAAAGAAAGAGGATCGGATACCTGTATTGCCGGCCCGTAATTATGCGAAAGCAATCCAAGAGCAAATTGACAGCACGAATCTACAAGCCGTAATTGCGATAGAACTGCCGAATGGCGAGATAATCACCGGTCGAACGACAACTTTGATGGATGCTTCGGCAGCCGCGATTCTGAATGGGTTGAAGAAATTGACCAATATTTCCGATGAAATTAATTTGTTGTCGCCGATGATTTTACAGACGATTCAACGGTTGAAAACGGATGACTTGAACAGCCGTGTCCCAACATTAAGCGCCAATGAAGTGCTCATTGCACTGGCAATCAGTGCGGTCACCAATCCTACTTCTGAGCTGGCTTATAAGCAATTGCCAAATTTAAAAGACACCCAAGCTCATTCCACGGTCATATTGAATAGAGAAAACGAACAGACTTTTAAGAAGCTTGGAATCGACATCACCAATGATTCGATCTATCCAACTGAGAACCTGTATTACAATTAG
- a CDS encoding ATP-binding protein encodes MNKEGLYNLVEWFLELPKETEIVEFKVNNDQPSLIGEYISALANSACLHEQKFGYLVYGINDDQEVVGTAFKPSATKHKQQELESWLSIKLSPKTDFEFFEFDYNGFELAIIKIDAAISRPISFDGTAYIRVGSYKNNLSHYPDKERKIWTKTNNQPFEELEALGSLNEDEVLKLLDYPSYFSLLNVSLPTDKYGILKKFEEEKLIEKVGKSYNVTNLGAILFAKDLTNFPKLIRKAIRVIIYKGKNRLHTVKEQADGKGYALGFEGLISYINDQLPTNEEIGAAFRKEVKMYPELAIREAVANALIHQDFHERGTGPMIEIFSDRIEISNPGKPLMSTLRLIDHRPQSRNEQLAYFMRRLNICEERGSGIDKIVNLAEEYQLPAPKFTENENAMQVTLYAYKNLNDMNRDDKIRACYQHCCLKHISSENMTNQSLRERLNVRQQNYSIVSRIINDTIGEGLIKPYDPDSNSKRHAKYVPFWG; translated from the coding sequence TTGAATAAAGAGGGATTATATAATTTAGTTGAGTGGTTTTTAGAACTGCCAAAAGAAACAGAAATAGTTGAGTTCAAAGTAAATAATGATCAACCATCGCTGATTGGAGAATATATATCAGCGCTCGCTAACTCTGCTTGTCTACATGAACAAAAATTTGGTTACCTGGTATATGGTATAAATGACGATCAAGAAGTAGTAGGTACTGCGTTTAAACCTTCAGCTACCAAACATAAACAACAAGAATTAGAAAGTTGGCTCTCAATTAAACTTTCTCCCAAAACAGATTTCGAATTTTTTGAGTTTGACTACAATGGATTTGAATTAGCAATCATTAAAATTGACGCTGCAATAAGCAGACCTATTTCTTTTGATGGTACTGCTTATATTAGAGTTGGTTCTTATAAAAACAATTTATCGCACTATCCGGATAAGGAAAGAAAAATTTGGACTAAAACTAATAATCAACCTTTTGAAGAACTGGAAGCATTAGGGTCGCTCAACGAAGATGAAGTATTAAAATTGTTAGATTACCCTTCTTATTTTAGTTTATTAAATGTAAGTCTTCCCACCGATAAGTATGGGATTCTAAAGAAATTTGAAGAGGAAAAATTGATTGAAAAAGTTGGAAAGAGCTATAATGTTACAAACTTGGGAGCTATTCTTTTTGCTAAAGATTTAACAAATTTCCCCAAGTTAATTCGTAAGGCAATTAGAGTAATTATTTATAAAGGAAAAAATCGCCTCCATACTGTTAAAGAACAGGCCGATGGCAAAGGATACGCCTTAGGCTTCGAAGGATTGATCAGCTATATTAATGACCAACTTCCTACTAATGAAGAGATAGGGGCAGCCTTTAGAAAAGAAGTGAAAATGTATCCTGAATTAGCTATTAGAGAGGCAGTAGCTAACGCATTAATCCATCAAGACTTTCATGAGCGTGGTACAGGTCCCATGATTGAAATTTTCTCTGATAGGATTGAAATTAGTAACCCAGGTAAGCCACTGATGAGTACTCTTCGCTTAATTGACCATCGACCTCAATCTAGAAATGAACAATTAGCCTATTTTATGAGAAGGCTTAATATTTGTGAGGAAAGAGGCAGTGGTATTGATAAAATAGTTAATTTAGCAGAAGAGTATCAACTGCCTGCGCCCAAATTTACAGAGAATGAAAATGCAATGCAGGTCACTTTGTATGCTTACAAAAATCTCAACGATATGAATAGAGATGACAAGATAAGAGCCTGTTATCAACATTGTTGCCTAAAGCATATCTCTTCCGAAAATATGACAAATCAGAGCTTGAGAGAACGATTGAATGTACGACAACAAAACTATTCTATTGTCTCCCGAATAATAAACGATACTATAGGCGAAGGGCTGATAAAGCCTTATGATCCAGATAGTAATTCTAAGAGACATGCTAAATATGTACCTTTTTGGGGATAA